The Huiozyma naganishii CBS 8797 chromosome 3, complete genome genome contains a region encoding:
- the APT2 gene encoding adenine phosphoribosyltransferase APT2 (similar to Saccharomyces cerevisiae APT2 (YDR441C) and APT1 (YML022W); ancestral locus Anc_5.557) codes for MPTQVDFSKELRPLISKYRDFPEKGRVYYDISPILKSPDIFRAMLERFRDHLEETFTLEQIDFVASVEASGFLFGPTLATFIGVGFIPIRKVGMLPGICAHGSTLDAYGQAIQEFEIQSEAIPRGSNVVIVDNILLSGNVSLMAKQLVTSVGGNVVEYDYIMEQRSNHGRRNLNIPVFSLLDID; via the coding sequence ATGCCGACCCAAGTCgatttctccaaagaatTGAGGCCTTTGATATCCAAATATCGCGATTTCCCGGAGAAGGGCCGAGTGTACTACGACATAAGCCCTATTTTGAAAAGTCCCGATATTTTCCGGGCGATGCTTGAACGGTTCAGGGACCACTTGGAGGAGACTTTCACGTTGGAGCAGATTGATTTTGTGGCAAGTGTCGAGGCCAGCGGGTTTCTGTTCGGCCCGACTCTCGCGACCTTCATCGGAGTTGGATTCATTCCAATCAGGAAGGTTGGGATGCTTCCCGGCATCTGTGCACATGGGTCGACGCTGGACGCTTACGGGCAGGCGATCCAGGAGTTCGAGATACAGTCGGAGGCGATACCGAGGGGGTCGAACGTCGTGATAGTGGACAATATTCTGCTGAGCGGGAACGTGAGTCTGATGGCGAAGCAGCTGGTCACCTCTGTTGGAGGGAACGTTGTAGAGTACGACTACATCATGGAGCAAAGGAGCAATCACGGCAGACGGAATCTGAACATACCCGTGTTTTCGTTGCTGGATATCGATTGA